Below is a genomic region from Alkalinema sp. FACHB-956.
CCAATGAACAACTTGCCCGAGCCACGCGGTTAAAGGATGAGTTTCTAGCGAACATGAGCCACGAACTCCGGACGCCCCTCAATGCAATTTTGGGCATGACGGAAGGCTTACAAGATTCAGTATTTGGTGAAATCAATCCCTTACAACTCAAAGCTCTAAAAACGATCGAACGCAGTAGCAATCACTTACTGGAATTAATTAACGATATTCTGGATCTCGCTAAAATTGAAGCAGGACAAGTTACGCTCGAGTATTCTGCCACCAAAATCAATCAGCTTTGCCAATCCAGCCTGGTCTTCATTCGGCAACAAGCTTTAAAAAAACAAATCCAACTCCAAGTAACCGTGCCTGAGGGCCTGCCAAATCTATGGGTGGATGAACGGCGAATGCGCCAGGTCCTGATTAACCTGCTCACAAACGCCGTGAAATTTACACCGGATGGGGGGAGCATTACCTTAGAAGTTAGTCTGGTACCACCAACCGGAACGAGGCCACTTGCCGAAATTCAATTTGCAGTCATTGACACTGGAATTGGGATTGCCCCCGAAAATGTCAAAAAGCTCTTCCAACCATTTATTCAAGTAGACAGTGCTTTAAATCGCCAATACCAGGGCACCGGACTGGGACTCTCCTTAGTCAAACGAATTGTGGAAATGCATGGTGGAGAAGTGGGCCTCCAAAGTCAAGTGGGGGTCGGCAGTCGGTTTACCATTACCCTACCGCTCACGGAGGGTACGCCACCCTTCACGCCCCTAGAAGCCGATGCCACCCTCGAATTTCTCCTACCGGAAGCCGCCGCGATCGCGTGGACGGCTCCTTGCATTTTATTAGCAGAAGATAATGAAGCCAATATTGAAACGATGGTGAGTTATTTGACGGCCAAAGGGTATGAGGTAATTGTGGCCAATCGGGGGCAGGATGTGGTTCCCCTAGCACAAGCCGAACGCCCAGATTTAATTTTGATGGATGTGCAAATGCCGGAGGTGGATGGGTTAGCAGCGATTCAGCAAATTCGCCAGATTCCTGAACTCGCTACACTTCCGATCGTGGCACTCACCGCATTGGCCATGGCGGACGATCGGGAGCGCTGCCTCAATGCAGGAGCCAATGATTACTTGACTAAACCCGTCAAGCTAAAACAGTTGGTCGTAACAATTCAGCACTGGTTAGCGCAGACCCGATCGGCCCCGACTTCAGACCCATGATTCCCCAACTTCAGGCCCGTGATCCGCAGTCGGCCTTTCTCAAGCTAGAACCTTCTCAATCCTAGAACTTTCTCAATCTACGCCGCATTGCCCCCGTTGCCGCAATAGATGATCACACAGCACTAAGGCCACCATCGCTTCCACCATGGGAACCGCACGGGGGAGTACACAGGGATCATGGCGACCCTTAGCAGACAGCGTCGTTTCTTGACCGTCTTTACTCACGGTTTGTTGTTCTTTACGAATCGTTGCCGTAGGTTTAAAGGCTACCCGAATCACAATATTTTCGCCGTTGGAAATGCCACCCTGAATCCCCCCCGATCGATTGGTCATGGTGCGAATCCGATCGCCCTCCATGTAGAAAGCATCGTTATGCTCACTTCCGGTCATCAGCGTGCCAGCAAACCCCGAGCCAATTTCAAAGCCTTTGCTAGCGGGCAGCGACATGACCGCTTTGGCTAAATCAGCTTCTAGCTTGTCAAACACAGGCTCACCCAGTCCCAACGGAACCCGCCGCGCCACACATTCCACCACACCCCCGAGGGAATCCCCTGAATCCCGCGCCTGCTCAATCCGCTCAATCATGCGATCGGCCATTTCTCCATCGGGACAGCGGACAATGTTGCTTTCCACTTGCTCAAGGGTGACGGTGGCATCGTCTACATGGGCTTCTAAGTCTTTAATGCGCTTGACGTAGCCGATAATTTCGACCCCGGCCATTTCCTGGAGAATCTTCTTGGCGATCGCCCCCGCCGCCACCCGTCCGATCGTTTCCCGCGCCGACGATCGGCCCCCACCGGCCACCGCTCGGATCCCGTACTTGGCGTCATAGGTGGCATCCGCATGGGATGGGCGATACTTCACCTGCATATCGCCGTAGTCCTGGGAGCGGTGGTCTTTGTTCCGCACCAGAATGGCAATGGGCGTGCCCAAGGTTTGACCGTCCAAAACCCCGGAGAGAATTTCGCAGGTGTCTTCTTCCTTGCGGGGGGTGCTGATTTTGCTCTGGCCCGGACGACGGCGATCGAGCTCAAACTGAATCTCCTCAGTGGAAATCTGCACCTTGGGTGGACAGCCATCCACAACGACACCAACGCCTCCCCCGTGGGATTCTCCAAACGTTGTAATTCGAAACAGATGACCGAATGTGCTACCCATAGCGAACCTTGTTGCAGCTTGTTTTCCGAAGTTTTTGGAGCTTCGATCGTACCTGAAAATGGGTGCTGAATCCGGTGGTTTCCAGGTAGAACTCGTAAAAAGCAATCCAGTGAGGGGAAGATTGCACTGTGTCTAAAACTTCTCCAAATTCACCCTTAACGGTGAACTCGGTTCTTAGAGCAAGACATTAGCTTCGGTCAAAGAACCCAGCTAAATGAACAACCTAACTCAAACAGAAGCAGGGAGGTTGAAGCACCTACCAGATAAAGCGAGTATACCAACAGTAAAAACTTAAGAATGGGTCGCCTGGGATTCGAACCCAAGACCAATCGGTTAAAAGCCGAGTGCTCTACCGCTGAGCTAGCGACCCTTGATTCTGCAATTTGTTTTGCAGTTCAGTTTGGCAATGCGTTTTTCCCGCGCTCGCCTTAGTGATAATAACACAACCCTCCCAGGATTTGGCAAGGGGGTACACCAAAAAAAGTTTTAGAGTCCCTTGAAGGAGTGATCTATTAGTCTTTTCAGAAAGCAAAGTTTGCTAGGCAGGCCCCCCTCAGTAAGATAGATATCTCTTGCCAAGATTCATAGCGGGATATGCGCCACAATTTGGGAGCCGAATCTGCTTTTGAGCAGGGAATGCGTCTTTGTAAAGCAGGACTCTACGAAGACGCGATCGTTTACTTTGACCGAGCCATTCACCAACGACCCGACTGGTATGTTCTGTGGTACGAGCAGGGTAAGGCATTCATGCAGGCCGGAGCTGCAACTGAGGCGATCGCCAGTTTTAAGGAAGTGTTGGCCATTCGGGAAGACTTTGAACCCGCTTGGAATCACTTGGGGAAAACCTTGGCCGCCCAAGGACGCTATGAGGAGGCTATTACCAGCTACGATCGAGCACTAGCCTTTAATCGCCATAGCTATAAAACCTGGTACAACCGAGGCAATGCGCTGATGAAGCTCAACGCGCTGGAAGATGCCATCCATAGCTACGAGCAAACCCTGCAACTACGACCGGACTATGCCGAAGCTTGGTACAACCGAGCGATCGCCCAGACCCATCTAGGGCAGCTCGAAGCAGCATTATCCAGTTATGAGAGTGCGCTCAAGTTTCGTCCACACTTTTCCAATGCCCATTACAATGCGGGCAATCTATACCAACGATTAGGCCAGTATGAGGAGGCGCTGGTTAAGTACAACCGCGTTTTGGAAATCAAGACCAATTTGCCTCAAGTCTGGTTGAATCGAGCCAATGTGCTGCGTAAATTGGGGTTTCACGAAGAAGCGCTAGATAGTTACGATCGCGCCTTGGCCTTGGATGATCAGCTAGCGGAAGTGTGGTATCACCGAGGCAAAACCCTGGAAACGCTCTATCAACCAGAAGCCGCGATCGCCAGTTACACCCGTGCCTTAGAACTTTTACCCAGCTTGGCAGAAGGTTGGTATATCCGAGGCTGCTTGCGGCAACGGTTAGGGGACTTTGAAGCGGCGGTGCAGGATTTTGACCAAGCGATCGCAAACCGTCGAGATTTCAGTGTCGCTTGGACAGCACGGGGCAATGCCTTACAAAAGTTAAGTCGCTATGATGAAGCGATCGCGAGTTTTGATCAAGCCTTGGCTATCGATGGGGATGATTTAGAAACTTGGTATCGTCGAGGCAGAGCCTTGGATTATTTAAATCGCAATGAAGCGGCGATCGCGAGTTATGGCAAGGTGCTGGCTCTAAATCCCCGGTGTGATAAAGCCTGGTACAGCCGAGGGGTGTCCTTGAGTCATCTCGGACATTACCAAGAGGCATTGACTAGCTTTGATAAGGCGCTGAGTATCAACCCCAATTTTGTGGATGCAGAAAGTCGCAGACGGATCACCTTGAATCAGTTACAACATCAGGCTGAACTTGTACATCGCCACGAGGGGTAATGGGGAATATTGGCCCAGCAACCCGATCACACTGAATCTATCCAATTGAGCTATCCAATTGAGCTATACGATAAAACTCGCTTCTGCCCCTTGGGAGGCTTGCCAACTGCGAGCGTCATAATAGAGATCCTCAAGGCTAATACTATACAGAGCATCCCGCATTTTTTGATGGAGTCGATTCCAGACAGCAAACGTGACCCAATCTTCGGCTTGGGCCTCATCCCGCACCTGACGCGGTAGGGGTTCGATCGTTTCTCCCACTGCTGCTAAAATTTGCCCCAGGGTAATGTGGGTGGGGGATTGGGCCAGTTGGTAGCCGCCTTGGGCACCCCGAATCGCATTAACTAAGCCCGCTTTGCGCAGTTCGATTAACAGTTTTTCGAGGTAGGGGGCTGGCAGGTCTTGCCGTTGGGCGATCGCGTTGACGGAGGCAGGGCCATAGTTGGGCTGGAGGGTCAAGTCGAGTAAGGCTTTGACACTGTAGTGACCACGGGTTGTCAGTTTCATACCTAGGAAATTCGCAATCTATTGATTGTTTGCTTGTCCAATTTTGTTTGTCCAACTGATTTTAAATTCGCTAATCAATAATCCTATGCAGGATCGTTATCCTGTAACATTATCGGTTACCCAACCCCCGATCGCTGTGATGTTATGGCTGTGAATAAACCTTTGGATGTGACGAATGCCATTAAGCAGAAAGCGTTAGATCTAGGATTTCATAAAGTGGGCATTGTGCGGGTGGCGGATTGGGCTGGAGTGGAACCGGAAGGGTTGCGATCGTGGTTGGCCAAGGGCTACCAAGCAGAAATGGCTTGGATGGCAGCCAGTAAACGGCAGAATGTCTATGAAATTTTGCCCACGGTGAAATCGATCGTCTGTGTGGCCATGAATTACTACACCCCTCACCAGCGACCCTCGGGGGCCGAGTATGGCAAAATTTCCCGCTACGGTTGGGGCCGGGACTACCACAAGGTCTTGCACAAGCGCCTTAAAGCCCTGTCCCTATGGCTAGAAGCACAAACTTGGTTAGAGACCCAAAATGAGAGGATTCAAACCCGTTACTATGCCGATACTGGGCCGATTCAAGATAAGGTCTGGGCCGAGCGGGCAGGCATCGGGTGGATTGCCAAAAATAGTAATGTGATTACCCGCGAATATGGTTCCTGGGTCTTTCTAGGTGAGGTTTTAACAAACTTAGATTTAACGCCCGATCGACCGCATACGCAGCATTGTGGTACCTGTACCCGTTGCATTGATGCCTGTCCAACGGCAGCAATTACGGAACCGTTTGTCGTAGATGCCAATCGGTGTATTGCTTACCATACGATCGAGAATCGTAGGGAGGAATTACCCGAGCATATTGCCCATCATCTCCAAGGCTGGGTTGCGGGCTGTGATATTTGCCAAGATGTCTGTCCTTGGAATCAACGCTTTGCCCAGGAAACAGACATTCCTGACTTTCAGCCCTATCCAGACAATATCGCGCCTAAACTACAAGATTTAGCCCAGATTAATGCGGCAGAGTACGATCGGCGTTTTCCCGCTTCAGCCCTACGCAGAATTAAGCCTGAGATGTGGCGGAGAAACGCCCGCGCCAACCTAGAATTTAGTGACTTGCATGATAGCAGCCCTAAACCACAGGCATACCACACAGATAATGAGTAGCAGACAACATGCTTTTCTACTTACGATTTACTATAATCTCATACGGATTTACTTCTGTATAAAGTATAGATAAACTTTCCTAATTATTCTCTAGCCTGGTCATAAAATCCACCTAGAATCTAAGTAGAAATGACGACTAGGAATGACATGCCGTCATCGCAAGATTACAGGGATTTACGAGCTTCTACCTAGGTGCATTACAGGCTACCAAAGCAGTAAGTAGTTTGACAGACAGTTTGTCAGATAGTTTGAAGTACGAAATGACAAAAGTCTTTGGCTCATTCTAATCCCTCACCAGTTGAGAGGGAAAGTTTGATCAGTCACCCAAAATATCAGAGGGATTGCATCGATTAAGCCTACTTAATTTGTATGGCAACTCTGTTAAAGCATTACTGTATTCCGGTAGCCTACTGAATTCAATCATGCGTTGATTGTTGATCAACAAACCATTCATTTACTTAGGTGGGTAAAACAATGAATTTCAAAGGTTTGGGTCTAAGTACATTAGCAGCAGTGGCAACTTTGGCAGTTGCTTCCATCACAGCCTCTCCTGTGGAAGCAGCAACATTTACCTACGACTTTTCAGGTGGCCCGCTGATCCCCAGTATCTATAACTTCTCAGGCTCTGCTCCCTTAACTAGCGTGACTGCAAATAGCGGTAGTGTTGTTTGGAGGCCGAACGGACTTGGAATTTGGCAAGGCGGTTTGGATTCCTTAGAAGTTGACGGGTTGGGCACCAACGAGATTCTCAATTTGACCTTCAATCAGACGGTCAGAATTATCTCTGCTACTTTCAGTAGGGTTGGCATTAATGTTCCTGTTTTAGATCCCAATGGTAACGACGATTTCCGTCTATTAGTTGATGGAGTACAGGTTCTAACTGCTGATATTCCTGGCGGTAATCTTCTCGATTTGGGTACTGGTACCTATAACTTCTCTTCCCTGATTGCCCAAGGTTCAACTTTAGGCTTTGGTGTGATTAATCGTGGTGATGACTATCTGTTGACTAATCTGACCGTTGAAACTATTCCCACTCCAGCCATGCTACCTGGCTTAATTGGGATGGGGGTTGTCGCTCTGCGCAAGCGGAAAGGAGCGAAAGCAGCATCTGAACAGAGCTGCTAAATTGATCGGGGACTAATGCCTGATCAATTCCAATGACTGATCACTGGGCTACTGTAGGTAGGAGCAATTTATTTCCTACTACAGTAGCCTTTTGTGTTTTGGTCGCAAGAAATCATTGAGCTGATAGATCAATCACAAAGTCAATCCCCCCCAAAGCAGATACCCAGGTTAATCTCAATTTCCTTTTTCTTGCTCGATCTGCACCAATTACCACCAGTCGGCCAAATCCCGATCGCCCAGCAACTGCTCAGCCAGTTTGATGCCCTCTTCCCGCGTGGCAATTTTTCCCTCAGCGCGGGCTAGTTGGAGCGCGGCTAAGAGCTTACCAATTCTAGGACTCGGCGGAATTTTGAGTGCCATCATCAAATCCTGACCCGTCAGTAACGGTTGGGGATGGGCCACCGGATCGTTGGCATCTAAAAAGCGATCGATCATCGCTGCCATCCCATTCAAGGGAATCCCGATGGCAATCGCCATCAGCGCGATCGCAGGAAAAACCGCACCAACCCCCTGGAAAAAGAAATATTGCTGGGCCAAGGACCACTGTTCCAAATTTGGATCCGCTTGCAACTCCGGCAAATACTTCAGCACAGTCATCACGGCCTGAATTTCCGCACGGCTATACTTCAACTTCCACAATTGGGCCTCCGCTGCGGTTAGATCACTAGGCAAGAGGCTCGCCAGTTTCGCCGTAGTCACCCAAGTTCGGGTACTGCCGGAGGCTTCCGGTTCCTTTTCTGCTGCTTTGCCGGAGGCACTGGTGCGAATCCGTTGCTGCAAAATGCCGTAAAACCCAGGCCACTCTTCCTTGAGCCGCCGTAATGTTTGATCGATCGCCGCAACCTGGGTGAGTCCCATTGCAGTCGCATCGGGGAACCAAGCTTGCAACAATCCATCCTCCCAAGCCCCGTGGAGGCGCGGCGTACCCCGCCGGGAACTCAGCAGGTAGTTCAACTCCGACTGCACCCGTTCCGCTGCAATGCGGGCTAAATTCGGTGCAAGCTGACGAATCACTTGTTGGGTTTCGCCATCCACCTGAAAACCCAGTTGAGCAGCTTGGCGATAGGCCCGGAGGAGACGTAGCGGATCCTCAGCTAAATTTTCCGGCGCGATCATCCGCAACAGCCCCCGTTCCAGATCCTGGCAACCCTGCAAAGGATCCAAAAGCTCCAAGGTGTGGGGATTGTAGGCGATCGCATTAATCGTAAAATCCCGACGGCGCAAATCTTCTTCCAAGGTGTCTCCCACCTGCTGGGCAAAGTCTGCCGTCCCTTGTTTAAACACCACGCGGGCAATTTGTCGTTCCGTATCCAACAGGACAAACCCGGCCTTGTAATGACGGGCGATCGCCCGAGCCGTTTCCACTGCTCCTTCTGGCAAAACAAAATCGAGATCTAGATAGTCAGAATGGCGCTCCAAAAGCGCATCACGCACACTCCCCCCCACCAAACAAGCAGAACTGGGGAGCCATGCCAAATCAAAGGGCCATGTCTTTGGGGATAATGCCGAAGAACCCAAAGTGTGCTCTTGCAAAACAGTTACAGAAGGAGTCAAATTCAGCCACCCTTTCAGTGAAGTAATAGACGCTAGATCAACCGACTCGGGCCCAAATAGCCCCCTGTACGGTCTGAATGGAGTCAGAGCGATCGCAGCGTGGCGATCGAAGAACCCGTACAACAGTCTTGGACGATCCTCGGACACACCCAAAAATCCATGCGGCTGCTGATGAATAATTTCTGTGCCTGCGTTAGATTATCAGAAAAGCCTTACGGTTCAGCGCGTCTTTTTACCGATGTTATTCCCATTGTGCGTTAGGGAGAGGTTGGACGATGTGTATTTGCGTAAATTGCCAGTATGTCGATCGTTGTACCACCTACCATGCGGTGGAAGCCCAGCATCAGCAGCCCCATCTGACCGAGTCTCCAGACTTTGAGGCCACGGAACCCACGATTAATGTCAACATTCGGGAACAAGTCGATTACATCGAAATGGAATGGGACGTTGTTGGATGTCTCAGCTTTGTAGCGGATCAAGGAAAATGGTCACGGCTGCGTCCCGGTGAACTGATCCCCACCTAGCGATCGCCACCCAACAGACTTCCAATTCACAGATCCACAACCAAGACCTACAACCAAGACCTACAACCAAGACCCGTAACAAAGTGTCGTTGATGGGGATCGAACTGGGCATATTGACAACAAGCTTTGACAGCTCAACTAACCACCGTTGCTTCAAGCGGTGTGTTTGAAGGCGAGGGCAAGAAAAGTCGAGAATTTTAAACTTCTTGCTAAGCAACTGTGGCTGGGGAACTTCTACGGGGGAAGACTCTGTCTATCAGTTTCTGTCCGAGTTCATCTGTCCCACGTTCGAACCATTCAGCGCCATGAGCACTCAAAATACTGCCCAGCGTAAACTTCTGGGCTATGTGACTTTCCTGAGCTTCGTTACACCTCTGGTTGGCTTCGCGGCACCCAGTTTCGCCCAATCTGTGCCCCAATCCGTTGAGACGGCAGATACCTTAATAGCAGATACCTTAACATCGGTCGCTGCGACCTCCACCTCACCCGTCGCAACCCCTTCTTCTACGCCCACTGCCCCCAATCCGGATGTAGTGG
It encodes:
- the aroC gene encoding chorismate synthase, which produces MGSTFGHLFRITTFGESHGGGVGVVVDGCPPKVQISTEEIQFELDRRRPGQSKISTPRKEEDTCEILSGVLDGQTLGTPIAILVRNKDHRSQDYGDMQVKYRPSHADATYDAKYGIRAVAGGGRSSARETIGRVAAGAIAKKILQEMAGVEIIGYVKRIKDLEAHVDDATVTLEQVESNIVRCPDGEMADRMIERIEQARDSGDSLGGVVECVARRVPLGLGEPVFDKLEADLAKAVMSLPASKGFEIGSGFAGTLMTGSEHNDAFYMEGDRIRTMTNRSGGIQGGISNGENIVIRVAFKPTATIRKEQQTVSKDGQETTLSAKGRHDPCVLPRAVPMVEAMVALVLCDHLLRQRGQCGVD
- a CDS encoding tetratricopeptide repeat protein, with protein sequence MRLCKAGLYEDAIVYFDRAIHQRPDWYVLWYEQGKAFMQAGAATEAIASFKEVLAIREDFEPAWNHLGKTLAAQGRYEEAITSYDRALAFNRHSYKTWYNRGNALMKLNALEDAIHSYEQTLQLRPDYAEAWYNRAIAQTHLGQLEAALSSYESALKFRPHFSNAHYNAGNLYQRLGQYEEALVKYNRVLEIKTNLPQVWLNRANVLRKLGFHEEALDSYDRALALDDQLAEVWYHRGKTLETLYQPEAAIASYTRALELLPSLAEGWYIRGCLRQRLGDFEAAVQDFDQAIANRRDFSVAWTARGNALQKLSRYDEAIASFDQALAIDGDDLETWYRRGRALDYLNRNEAAIASYGKVLALNPRCDKAWYSRGVSLSHLGHYQEALTSFDKALSINPNFVDAESRRRITLNQLQHQAELVHRHEG
- a CDS encoding RrF2 family transcriptional regulator yields the protein MKLTTRGHYSVKALLDLTLQPNYGPASVNAIAQRQDLPAPYLEKLLIELRKAGLVNAIRGAQGGYQLAQSPTHITLGQILAAVGETIEPLPRQVRDEAQAEDWVTFAVWNRLHQKMRDALYSISLEDLYYDARSWQASQGAEASFIV
- the queG gene encoding tRNA epoxyqueuosine(34) reductase QueG, with the translated sequence MAVNKPLDVTNAIKQKALDLGFHKVGIVRVADWAGVEPEGLRSWLAKGYQAEMAWMAASKRQNVYEILPTVKSIVCVAMNYYTPHQRPSGAEYGKISRYGWGRDYHKVLHKRLKALSLWLEAQTWLETQNERIQTRYYADTGPIQDKVWAERAGIGWIAKNSNVITREYGSWVFLGEVLTNLDLTPDRPHTQHCGTCTRCIDACPTAAITEPFVVDANRCIAYHTIENRREELPEHIAHHLQGWVAGCDICQDVCPWNQRFAQETDIPDFQPYPDNIAPKLQDLAQINAAEYDRRFPASALRRIKPEMWRRNARANLEFSDLHDSSPKPQAYHTDNE
- a CDS encoding PTPA-CTERM sorting domain-containing protein, yielding MGKTMNFKGLGLSTLAAVATLAVASITASPVEAATFTYDFSGGPLIPSIYNFSGSAPLTSVTANSGSVVWRPNGLGIWQGGLDSLEVDGLGTNEILNLTFNQTVRIISATFSRVGINVPVLDPNGNDDFRLLVDGVQVLTADIPGGNLLDLGTGTYNFSSLIAQGSTLGFGVINRGDDYLLTNLTVETIPTPAMLPGLIGMGVVALRKRKGAKAASEQSC
- a CDS encoding CCA tRNA nucleotidyltransferase; this translates as MTPSVTVLQEHTLGSSALSPKTWPFDLAWLPSSACLVGGSVRDALLERHSDYLDLDFVLPEGAVETARAIARHYKAGFVLLDTERQIARVVFKQGTADFAQQVGDTLEEDLRRRDFTINAIAYNPHTLELLDPLQGCQDLERGLLRMIAPENLAEDPLRLLRAYRQAAQLGFQVDGETQQVIRQLAPNLARIAAERVQSELNYLLSSRRGTPRLHGAWEDGLLQAWFPDATAMGLTQVAAIDQTLRRLKEEWPGFYGILQQRIRTSASGKAAEKEPEASGSTRTWVTTAKLASLLPSDLTAAEAQLWKLKYSRAEIQAVMTVLKYLPELQADPNLEQWSLAQQYFFFQGVGAVFPAIALMAIAIGIPLNGMAAMIDRFLDANDPVAHPQPLLTGQDLMMALKIPPSPRIGKLLAALQLARAEGKIATREEGIKLAEQLLGDRDLADWW
- a CDS encoding Ycf34 family protein encodes the protein MCICVNCQYVDRCTTYHAVEAQHQQPHLTESPDFEATEPTINVNIREQVDYIEMEWDVVGCLSFVADQGKWSRLRPGELIPT